In Bacteriovorax sp. Seq25_V, the genomic window ATATAGTCATCGGCCCCAAGGTCTTTGGCTAATGACTGTCTTTCTGTGTCAGTATAAGCTGAGGACATGAAGACAGGAAGATCTGGCATCAGTGATTTTACTTCCCTTAATAATTCAAACCCGGAGATACCTGGCATATTAATATCAGAAATAATGAGTTTGAAATCATTTGCCGCTTCTGACTTGAGTTGAGCAATCGCTTCTTCTCCTGAAATACAAAACACAATTTTGAATTGGTTCGCTTGCACTTCTTTTTTAAATACTTTCTCGTATAGAAATTGCACCGATTTCTCATCATCAACAATTAATATTTTCTTTTCTAGGCTATTCATTACTCAAGCTTCTTTATGAACATGTTATGTTCTTGAAATTAAACATAGGTTAAAAAACTTTACCTTGTGGTTAAGAAATTTTACCACACTCTTAATTTTCAAACAATTAATTTTCGAAGTGTTTTTTTATATGATTATAGATCAATAAATTTAGATGGTTAGTTAAGATTGGTAAATATTTCTTAAGTATGCCCCGAACCTAGACGCTCGGGGCCGTAAAATTATTTCTTTTTTGCTGGCGACTTTGGAGTAACCTCTTTCTTAGTAGAAATTTTCTTTTTTGGAGTTACTGGAGCCTTCTTAGCTGTCGCTTTTTTTGCTGGAGCTTTCTTAGCTGTCGCTTTTTTTGCAGGAGCTTTTTTTGCAACTACTTTTTTTGCTGTTGTTTTTTTAGCAGGAGCTTTTTTCTTCGTAGCAGTTGTTTTCTTTTTTAAAGGATTTACTTTCTTTGCTTTTGAAATTTCTTTCTTAACGTGACCCTCAAGAGTTTTCTGAAGCTTGTTTAGTTCTTTTACTTGTTCATCAAGAAATTTCTTCGCTTTCTTTACTTCTTCTTGAATTGTTTTATCAATTAATTTTTCAACAGCTTCCTTTTCTTTTTGAATTCTGTTAACTACTACTTTTAGATCTTTTTCTACAACATTTTTAACTTCTTGCTCAGCGTTCTTTACAAGGTCTTTTACTGTCTTTTGAACATCTTGAAGAGAGTTCTTTTGAATAACTTTTTCTACGTGTCCTTTAACTTCTTTAAATGAATTTAAAACTTTCTCTAAATTTTTCATTGAATTCTCCTAATTTGATTATATATATTTTGTTATCGGCATTCTTCTTCCAAAACCAAAACTTTTTGCCTTTAGTTTAATAATTGGGCAAAACTGAAATCTCTTATACTCTGAAATTTTACAAAGTCTATAAACTTTTGTCACGTCCGCCGCAGGAAGTGAAGCATCGATGAGGTCTTGTTGACTATAGCTGTATGAAAGGTGTCCTTCAAGTATCGTGTCTAAAATTTCATATGGTGGCAGAGAGTGAGAATCTTCTTGGTTTTCTCGAAGTTCGGCACTTGGTGGGCGCTCGATTACTTCAATTGGAATAATATCTCCAAACTTCTTGTTGATATACTTTGCCAATGTGAAAACTTCGGTTTTAAATAGGTCTCCAAGTGGGCTTATTGCCCCAACACTGTCCCCGTAAAGAGTTGAGTATCCCACTGATAACTCCGACTTATTTGATGTGTTAAGAACCATTGCACCAGTCTGGTTTGATCTGGCATAAATTAATGCCCCACGGAGTCTACTTTGAATATTCTCGTCAGCAAGGCCTTCCATTTCAGTGAATGTGTCGCGAAATTGGTTTCTCACTGTGCTATGGAGAAACTTGATCGGGAGACTCGTGAGCTTAATGTTAAGATTTTTACAGATTTTTTGAGATATCTCCCAACTAAGTGTTGCTGAAAACTGACCTGGCATATAGACCGCTTCAATTGTTTGATCAGGTTGTTTGAAAAGACCAAGCATTGCTATAACTAGTGCTGAGTCCATCCCTCCTGAAAGGGCGACGAGGAAGTTCTTCATTCCACATTTTCTTGCGTAATCCTGAATTCCTAGATTGAGAGCATGGAGAATTTCCTCACATTCCTGATCAGAGAGTTCTTTTATTCTCAGGTGTTCTTCTTTGACTTCAAGTCTTGGCGTGAATAACGACTCCCAAGAATGATCTAGTTTTACAGGTGGTCTCGAGCCATCAACTACTTTTGCGGCCTGAACTTCGGCAGAGATGATATCTTGCTTGAAACTAAGTGCTTTTTTGGAAACAGTTCCTTCTGAGAAAATAAAACTACCACCATCAAAAACAATCTCGTCTTCACTTCCTACGCGATTTGCATAGTAATAAGGCACGTTGAAGCTTTCATAGATCTGCTTTACACGAGCAATTCTTGAAGATTCCTTGCCAATATGGAATGGGCTTGCCGAGAGATTGAATACTCCATTGATCTCTTTACCTGAACACAATTTGAGTAGGTCAGAGACAGGGTCAACATCGTAGTGATCTGATGCCCACATGTCCTCACAGATAAGAAGACCAAAGGTTTTTCCGTTAAATTGATATAAAGCTGCCTCTTGGCCAGGCTTAAAATACTTTGCTTCGTCAAAAATGTCGTAGTTTGGAAGAAGTCTCTTTGAGTAGAGCTTTCTCATTTCTGCTTGCGACGAAAGCTCAAAAATTGAATTTTCGATATACTTAGGGTTGCCGAGGTCGTCGAATGTGTAGTCTAAGCCTCCTAATAGGAGAGAGGTATTTTCTGTACGATCTAAGCCCTGCCACCAGACTTTTAGCTCTTCAAAAAACTCATGGTAGCCCTGAATAAAATCTCTTTGAAAACAAAGGTCTTGGAGCGGGTAGCCACAAAGAAAAAGCTCCGGGAAAAGATGAATATTTCCCTGAAAGTTTTCACTGGTCGAAAGTTCCTTAAGATATGAAAATATTTCACTAAAATTAGCTATTTGGTG contains:
- a CDS encoding response regulator, with amino-acid sequence MNSLEKKILIVDDEKSVQFLYEKVFKKEVQANQFKIVFCISGEEAIAQLKSEAANDFKLIISDINMPGISGFELLREVKSLMPDLPVFMSSAYTDTERQSLAKDLGADDYITKPVDFTALKEKISQLLS
- the nadE gene encoding NAD(+) synthase, yielding MQIYIHQTHHQIANFSEIFSYLKELSTSENFQGNIHLFPELFLCGYPLQDLCFQRDFIQGYHEFFEELKVWWQGLDRTENTSLLLGGLDYTFDDLGNPKYIENSIFELSSQAEMRKLYSKRLLPNYDIFDEAKYFKPGQEAALYQFNGKTFGLLICEDMWASDHYDVDPVSDLLKLCSGKEINGVFNLSASPFHIGKESSRIARVKQIYESFNVPYYYANRVGSEDEIVFDGGSFIFSEGTVSKKALSFKQDIISAEVQAAKVVDGSRPPVKLDHSWESLFTPRLEVKEEHLRIKELSDQECEEILHALNLGIQDYARKCGMKNFLVALSGGMDSALVIAMLGLFKQPDQTIEAVYMPGQFSATLSWEISQKICKNLNIKLTSLPIKFLHSTVRNQFRDTFTEMEGLADENIQSRLRGALIYARSNQTGAMVLNTSNKSELSVGYSTLYGDSVGAISPLGDLFKTEVFTLAKYINKKFGDIIPIEVIERPPSAELRENQEDSHSLPPYEILDTILEGHLSYSYSQQDLIDASLPAADVTKVYRLCKISEYKRFQFCPIIKLKAKSFGFGRRMPITKYI